A section of the Ovis canadensis isolate MfBH-ARS-UI-01 breed Bighorn chromosome 1, ARS-UI_OviCan_v2, whole genome shotgun sequence genome encodes:
- the PFDN2 gene encoding prefoldin subunit 2: MAENGGRAGKSSGSGTGKGAVSAEQVIAGFNRLRQEQRGLASKAAELEMELNEHSLVIDTLKEVDETRKCYRMVGGVLVERTVKEVLPALENNKEQIQKIIETLTQQLQAKGKELNEFREKHNIRLMGEDEKPAAKENSEGAGAKASSAGVLVS, encoded by the exons ATGGCGGAGAACGGCGGTCGCGCCGGCAAGAGCAGCGGGAGCGGCACGGGGAAGGGGGCGGTGTCTGCAGAGCAG GTAATTGCTGGCTTCAACCGTCTTAGGCAGGAACAGCGGGGCCTGGCATCCAAAGCAGCTGAGCTGGAGATGGAATTGAATGAGCACAG CCTAGTGATTGATACTCTGAAGGAGGTCGATGAAACCCGCAAGTGCTACCGCATGGTTGGAGGGGTGCTGGTGGAGCGGACCGTCAAAGAGGTGCTGCCTGCCCTGGAGAACAACAAGGAGCAG ATACAGAAGATCATTGAGACACTGACACAACAGCTTCAGGCAAAGGGAAAAGAACTAAATGAATTCCGGGAAAAGCACAACATTCGTCTCATGGGGGAAGACGAGAAGCCAGCAGCCAAGGAAAACTCAGAAGGCGCTGGGGCTAAGGCCAGCTCCGCTGGCGTGTTGGTCTCCTAG
- the DEDD gene encoding death effector domain-containing protein, with amino-acid sequence MAGLKRRASQVWPEEHGEQEHGLYSLHRMFDIVGTHLTHRDVRVLSFLFVDVIDDHERGLIRNGRDFLLALERQGRCDESNFRQVLQLLRIITRHDLLPYVTLKRRRAVCPDLVDKYLEETSVRYVTPRALSDPEPRPPHPPKTVPPHYPVVCCPTSGPQMCSKRPARGRATLGSQRKRRKSVTPDPKEKQTCDIRLRVRAEYCQHESALQGNVFSNKQDPLERQFERFNQANTILKSRDLGSIICDIKFSELTYLDAFWRDYINGSLLEALKGVFITDSLKQAVGHEAIKLLVNVDEEDYELGRQKLLRNLMLQALP; translated from the exons ATGGCGGGCCTAAAGCGGAGGGCAAGCCAGGTGTGGCCCGAAGAGCACGGTGAGCAGGAGCACGGGCTGTACAGCCTGCACCGCATGTTTGACATCGTGGGCACTCACCTGACACACAGAGACGTGCGcgttctttcctttctctttgttgACGTCATTGATGACCACGAGCGTGGCCTCATCCGAAATGGACGTGACTTCCTACTGGCGCTGGAGCGCCAGGGCCGCTGTGATGAGAGTAACTTCCGCcaggtgctgcagctgctgcgcATCATCACTCGCCATGACCTGCTGCCCTACGTCACTCTCAAGCGGAGACGGGCTG TGTGCCCTGATCTTGTAGACAAATACCTGGAGGAGACATCAGTTCGCTATGTGACACCCAGAGCCCTCAGCGACCCAGAACCgaggcctccccacccccctaaAACAG TGCCTCCCCACTATCCTGTGGTGTGCTGCCCTACTTCGGGCCCTCAGATGTGTAGCAAGCGGCCAGCTCGAGGGAGAGCCACACTTGGGAGCCAGCGGAAACGCCGGAAGTCAGTGACACCAGATCCCAAGGAAAAGCAGACATGCG ACATCAGGCTGCGGGTCCGGGCTGAGTACTGCCAGCACGAGAGCGCTCTGCAGGGCAACGTCTTCTCCAACAAGCAGGACCCACTCGAGCGCCAGTTTGAGCGCTTTAACCAGGCCAACACCATCCTCAAGTCCCGGGACCTGGGCTCCATCATCTGTGACATCAAGTTCTCTGAGCTCACCTACCTCGATGCATTCTGGCGCGACTACATCAACGGCTCGTTACTAGAGGCACTTAAAGGTGTCTTTATCACAGACTCCCTCAAGCAGGCTGTGGGCCATGAAGCCATCAAGCTGCTGGTGAACGTGGACGAGGAGGACTATGAGCTGGGCCGACAGAAACTCCTGAGGAACTTGATGCTGCAAGCATTGCCCTGA
- the NIT1 gene encoding deaminated glutathione amidase, with protein sequence MLGFIIRPPHQLLSLLSCPGLRIPRFSVLCAPLRLRTMAVSSSSWELPLVAVCQVTSTPDKEQNFKTCAELIREAARLGACLAFLPEAFDFIARDPEETQRLSEPLGGNLLEEYTQLARECGLWLSLGGFHERGQDWEQTQKIYNCHVILNNMGSVVATYRKTHLCDVEIPGQGPMRESNSTIPGPSLESPISTPAGKIGLAICYDMRFPELSLALVQAGAEILTYPSAFGSVTGPAHWEVLLRARAIETQCYVVAAAQCGRHHEKRASYGHSMVVDPWGTVVARCSEGPGLCLARIDLNYLQQLRKQLPVFQHRRPDLYGNLGHPLS encoded by the exons AT GCTGGGCTTCATCATCAGGCCTCCTCACCAACTCCTGTCCCTTCTTTCGTGTCCTGGACTCCGGATACCTCGATTTTCAGTACTTTGTGCTCCACTCAG ACTCAGAACTATGGCCGTCTCATCTTCTTCCTGGGAACTGCCCCTGGTGGCTGTGTGCCAGGTAACATCGACCCCAGACAAGGAGCAGAACTTTAAAACATGTGCTGAGCTGATTCGGGAGGCTGCCAGGCTGGGCGCTTGCCTGGCTTTCCTGCCTGAGGCATTTGACTTCATTGCACGGGACCCTGAAGAGACACAACgcctgtctgagccactgggtggGAACCTTTTGGAAGAATATACCCAGCTTGCCAG GGAATGTGGACTCTGGCTGTCCTTGGGTGGTTTCCATGAGCGTGGCCAGGACTGGGAGCAGACTCAGAAAATCTACAACTGTCATGTGATTCTGAACAACATGG GGTCAGTAGTGGCCACCTACAGGAAGACGCATCTGTGTGATGTAGAGATTCCAGGACAGGGGCCTATGCGTGAAAGCAACTCTACCATACCTGGGCCCAGTCTTGAGTCTCCTATCAGCACACCAGCAGGCAAG ATTGGTCTAGCTATCTGCTATGACATGCGGTTCCCTGAACTCTCTCTGGCATTGGTTCAGGCAGGAGCAGAAATACTTACCTACCCTTCGGCTTTTGGATCTGTTACAGGCCCAGCCCATTGGGAG GTGTTGTTGAGGGCCCGTGCCATTGAAACCCAGTGCTACGTAGTGGCGGCAGCACAGTGTGGACGCCACCATGAGAAGAGAGCAAGTTATGGACATAGCATGGTGGTAGATCCCTGGGGAACAGTGGTGGCCCGCTGCTCCGAAGGACCAGGCCTTTGCCTTGCCCGAATTGACCTCAACTATCTGCAGCAGTTACGCAAACAACTGCCTGTGTTCCAGCACCGCAGGCCTGACCTCTACGGCAATCTGGGTCACCCACTGTCTTAA